Genomic window (Pseudomonas sp. MM211):
GTTGATCCAGCAACGCCTGGGCGACCCACACGCCGCCGGTACGGATGCCGATGAAGCGCGGCGTGGCGATCTGCCGTCGATTCAGGTGACTGATCAGCGAGGACGCCATCTGCGGTAGCAGTTCGGCGGGGTTGGGTAGACTCATCGAAAAGCTCCTTGTGGCCGTGGCTGATTCAGCCCGGGCTGTTTTCTTCCAGCCAGCCCTGCAGCAGCAGGGCTGCGGCCAGGGCGTCTACCGGGCGCTGGCTATAACCGCCAGTCTGGCCCTGTTGCAGGCGTTCGCCCTTGGCGGCATAAGTGGTCAGGCGTTCGTCGTGGGTGAAAACCGGCAGGTTGAAACGACCGTTCAGGCGGCGGGCGAATTTCTCCGCACGCTCGCTCATCTCGCTGGGCGTGCCATCCATGTTCAGCGGCAGGCCGACGACCAGCGCGTCAGGCTGCCATTCGCGCATCAGTGCTTCGACCTTCTGCCAGTCTGGCACGCCATTCTGCGCTTTGAGGATGCACAACTCGCGAGCCGAGCCGGTAATCGGCTGGCCCACGGCGACGCCAATCTGCTTGCTGCCGTAATCGAAACCGAGCAGCAGGCGCAGCGGTTTGCTGCTCGCCTCGGCCATCAGGCGTGCCCCGCCTGGGCGGTGAGCAGATTGAGATCGACGCCGAGCAGTGCGGCGGCAGCGCCCAGGCGTTTGTCATAGGGCGTTTCGAAAAGGATCGCCTGATCCGCCG
Coding sequences:
- the ruvX gene encoding Holliday junction resolvase RuvX, producing MAEASSKPLRLLLGFDYGSKQIGVAVGQPITGSARELCILKAQNGVPDWQKVEALMREWQPDALVVGLPLNMDGTPSEMSERAEKFARRLNGRFNLPVFTHDERLTTYAAKGERLQQGQTGGYSQRPVDALAAALLLQGWLEENSPG